A portion of the Rhodococcus pseudokoreensis genome contains these proteins:
- a CDS encoding cation acetate symporter, producing MTGDADFLAIGICAAVISLTLWVTFAASRRSRSATGFFAAGRSITGWQNGFAIAGEFISAGSFLGTTGLIFYKGVDGAVILCTSVVSFLPVLFLLAEKMRNVGKFTLADVLVFRTGARRVRVVVALSTIVTGTFVLLAQLVAAGVLLESVSGIPFGLSVVVAGSLMGIYVFVGGMLATTWVQVIKSSILSILAVVVCLGILAKFGFSLPGMLGAATSNAAAGDAILSPGLIFGQTGAINLISYSLAFALGTAGMAHILIRFFTVPEAATARKSLGWTVALCSVFYLIVIVMGFGTAALLGPDGADQVGAGGNLAAPTLVTELGGGVGTIGGSIALAMVAAVAFASIVAVVAGVVISAAGTFAHDVWPTLTRRKSADAGTDTADAREAKVARYAAVAFSVVAVGLTMAIGNTTNITYFMGMAFMVAGSAHLPSLLLSLGWRRFNSTGAIWGISVGLTSTVVSLMFTEALWLGSGPAPLTIQLPVIITMPLGLAAAVIGSLAGERRHGRSADRDEKFAEMLVRAETGIGAELAETH from the coding sequence ATGACCGGCGACGCCGATTTCCTCGCCATCGGCATCTGCGCCGCCGTCATCTCCCTCACCCTATGGGTGACGTTCGCCGCGTCACGCCGAAGTCGCAGCGCCACCGGATTCTTCGCCGCGGGCCGCTCGATCACCGGGTGGCAGAACGGTTTCGCGATCGCCGGTGAATTCATCTCCGCGGGCAGTTTCCTCGGCACCACGGGATTGATCTTCTACAAGGGCGTCGACGGCGCCGTCATCCTCTGCACGTCGGTGGTCTCCTTCCTCCCCGTCCTCTTCCTCCTCGCCGAGAAGATGCGCAACGTCGGAAAGTTCACTCTCGCCGACGTTCTGGTGTTCCGGACCGGTGCACGACGGGTCCGGGTGGTGGTTGCGCTCAGCACCATCGTCACCGGCACATTCGTGCTGCTCGCCCAACTCGTGGCGGCAGGGGTGCTGCTCGAGTCGGTGTCGGGGATCCCGTTCGGCCTGTCCGTCGTGGTGGCCGGTTCGCTCATGGGCATCTACGTCTTCGTCGGCGGCATGCTCGCGACCACGTGGGTTCAGGTGATCAAGTCGTCCATCCTGTCGATCCTGGCGGTCGTGGTGTGCCTGGGAATCCTGGCGAAGTTCGGTTTCAGCCTCCCCGGCATGCTCGGGGCCGCGACGTCGAACGCCGCTGCCGGGGACGCCATCCTCTCGCCGGGTCTGATCTTCGGGCAGACCGGCGCGATCAACCTGATCTCCTACTCCCTGGCGTTCGCTCTCGGCACGGCCGGCATGGCGCACATCCTGATTCGCTTCTTCACCGTCCCCGAGGCCGCGACGGCGCGGAAGTCGCTCGGCTGGACCGTCGCGCTGTGCAGCGTGTTCTACCTGATCGTCATCGTGATGGGCTTCGGCACCGCGGCGCTCCTCGGCCCGGACGGGGCGGATCAGGTCGGCGCGGGCGGCAACCTCGCCGCACCCACGCTGGTCACGGAACTCGGCGGAGGCGTCGGCACCATCGGCGGATCGATCGCGCTGGCCATGGTCGCCGCCGTCGCATTCGCGAGCATCGTCGCCGTCGTCGCCGGTGTGGTGATCTCGGCGGCCGGCACGTTCGCCCACGACGTCTGGCCCACGCTCACCCGCCGGAAGTCCGCCGACGCCGGCACGGACACGGCGGATGCTCGGGAAGCGAAGGTCGCGCGGTACGCGGCGGTCGCGTTCAGCGTCGTCGCGGTCGGATTGACGATGGCGATTGGCAACACCACCAACATCACGTACTTCATGGGGATGGCCTTCATGGTCGCAGGCAGTGCGCATCTGCCGAGCCTGCTGCTCAGCCTGGGCTGGCGGCGATTCAACAGCACCGGCGCCATCTGGGGCATCTCGGTGGGATTGACATCCACCGTGGTCAGCCTGATGTTCACGGAGGCGCTCTGGCTGGGCAGCGGACCGGCGCCGTTGACCATTCAGCTGCCGGTGATCATCACGATGCCGCTCGGGTTGGCCGCGGCCGTGATCGGCTCACTCGCCGGTGAACGCCGTCACGGACGTTCGGCGGACCGGGACGAGAAGTTCGCCGAAATGCTGGTCCGCGCCGAAACCGGAATCGGTGCAGAACTCGCCGAAACGCACTAG
- a CDS encoding M13 family metallopeptidase N-terminal domain-containing protein: MQFGCRRWFAVVAAGTALTMGVASCSSPPATDAAFDTAELDSAINPCDDLYGTVNDTWIAETPIPDDESKYGVFNQLRDKSLDTQRGIAQSAAENLGSEDANSDRSKIGALYESAMDEKFIDAAGFAPLEPELARIDAIGSAADVATFLTEDAVDGGSIVFGLTAGADYRDATKQIGFVAPTGISLPSKDYYSDPQYAPILDAYRSYLGTSLDLIGAGAAQADQAVELEKALADASLSPEQARDPATQYNLVTVDQANATTPAFDWRRYLAAQGVSPDAGFSLAATPTSLA, encoded by the coding sequence GTGCAGTTCGGGTGCAGACGATGGTTCGCGGTGGTGGCGGCGGGGACGGCCCTGACGATGGGTGTCGCGAGTTGTTCGTCGCCGCCGGCCACGGACGCCGCGTTCGACACAGCCGAACTGGACTCCGCGATCAACCCCTGCGACGACCTCTACGGGACGGTCAACGACACCTGGATCGCGGAGACCCCGATCCCGGACGACGAATCCAAGTACGGCGTCTTCAACCAGCTACGCGACAAGAGTCTGGACACGCAGCGGGGCATCGCCCAGAGCGCCGCGGAGAACCTCGGGAGTGAGGACGCGAACTCGGACCGGTCCAAGATCGGTGCGCTCTACGAGTCGGCCATGGACGAGAAGTTCATCGACGCAGCCGGTTTCGCCCCACTGGAACCGGAATTGGCTCGGATCGACGCCATCGGATCCGCTGCGGACGTCGCGACATTCCTCACCGAGGATGCCGTGGACGGCGGATCGATCGTCTTCGGTCTCACTGCGGGTGCCGACTACCGGGATGCGACGAAGCAGATCGGATTCGTCGCCCCGACCGGAATCTCGCTGCCGTCCAAGGACTACTACAGCGACCCGCAGTACGCGCCGATCCTCGACGCCTACCGCAGCTACCTCGGTACGTCACTCGACCTGATCGGTGCCGGCGCGGCGCAGGCCGATCAGGCCGTCGAACTCGAGAAGGCGCTGGCGGACGCGTCGCTGTCGCCCGAACAGGCACGCGATCCCGCGACGCAGTACAACCTCGTCACCGTCGATCAGGCGAACGCGACGACACCGGCATTCGACTGGCGGCGGTACCTCGCGGCGCAGGGGGTCTCGCCCGACGCGGGATTCTCCCTCGCCGCCACCCCTACTTCACTCGCGTGA
- a CDS encoding TetR/AcrR family transcriptional regulator yields the protein MNTRSSGAVIPHVRQRILDAALEEFYTAGFHAATMRTIAKRAGCSAANVYNHFDNKDELLVEILRAASDEQFTATRNALRKAGAAPAEQWTAAVVAHSLYTARNQRACLVANTELRYLDEVDRKRVVGSRDAQEHLFVAIAEAGVAGGDFDVPHVHQAVTAVLTMCAGIALWYRPDGPLSAQAVADSYGVYALNLVGYRPA from the coding sequence ATGAACACTCGGTCAAGCGGTGCGGTGATTCCCCACGTCAGGCAGCGGATTCTGGACGCGGCGCTGGAGGAGTTCTACACCGCAGGCTTTCATGCCGCGACCATGCGAACCATCGCCAAACGTGCCGGGTGCAGCGCCGCCAACGTCTACAACCACTTCGACAACAAGGACGAACTCCTCGTCGAGATCCTGCGCGCGGCCAGCGACGAGCAGTTCACCGCCACCCGGAACGCCCTGCGCAAGGCGGGTGCCGCGCCCGCGGAGCAGTGGACGGCCGCGGTCGTCGCGCACTCGCTGTACACCGCACGCAACCAGCGCGCATGCCTGGTGGCCAACACCGAACTGCGCTATCTCGACGAGGTCGACCGCAAACGGGTCGTGGGTTCGCGCGACGCCCAGGAGCACCTGTTCGTCGCCATCGCCGAGGCAGGGGTAGCGGGCGGTGACTTCGACGTCCCGCACGTCCACCAGGCGGTGACCGCCGTGCTGACCATGTGCGCAGGGATCGCGCTCTGGTACCGGCCGGACGGCCCCCTGTCCGCGCAGGCGGTAGCGGATTCGTACGGCGTGTACGCGCTCAACCTGGTGGGGTACCGCCCCGCCTGA
- a CDS encoding alpha/beta fold hydrolase gives MIEARYLDIDGALGFVEIVTPDNRPDSETPTVLCLHTAGQSGVQWRHAASALADRGYRVIVPDLPGHGRSEPAVDGPITSIVVFADWLGKVLDALAVERPFVMGCSIGGKLTLELATRPTRPLAGAIAMEAEAGPGRVNVGGLRRELEDVAGPSRADRTYLGTLASIGRSVPETQARLIATMHKREDPEISSSDLIAWGTHDVRDRLADITCPIRLVAGAQDPWIQAGLVEQAATRIEDARPGSTTFTLLDDIGHYPMEEIDDFASVADGWLTELRTAAVLS, from the coding sequence GTGATCGAGGCCCGATACCTGGACATCGACGGCGCGCTCGGCTTCGTCGAAATCGTCACCCCCGACAATCGTCCGGACAGCGAAACACCCACCGTCCTGTGCCTGCACACCGCGGGGCAGAGCGGAGTCCAGTGGCGCCATGCCGCGTCCGCACTGGCAGACCGCGGCTATCGGGTGATCGTCCCCGACCTTCCGGGGCACGGGCGTTCCGAACCCGCCGTCGACGGCCCGATCACCAGCATCGTGGTGTTCGCGGACTGGCTCGGGAAGGTCCTCGACGCCCTCGCCGTCGAACGCCCCTTCGTCATGGGATGTTCCATCGGGGGCAAGCTGACACTCGAACTCGCGACCCGCCCGACACGGCCGCTGGCCGGGGCGATCGCCATGGAGGCCGAGGCCGGTCCCGGCCGCGTCAACGTCGGCGGACTGCGCCGCGAACTCGAGGACGTCGCCGGACCCAGCCGCGCCGACCGCACGTACCTGGGCACCCTGGCGTCCATCGGGCGGTCCGTGCCCGAAACTCAGGCCCGCCTGATCGCGACGATGCACAAACGCGAGGACCCGGAGATCTCGTCCTCGGACCTCATCGCCTGGGGAACACACGACGTGCGGGACCGTCTCGCCGACATCACCTGCCCCATCAGGCTCGTCGCCGGAGCGCAGGACCCGTGGATCCAGGCCGGACTCGTCGAGCAGGCCGCCACACGAATCGAAGACGCCCGGCCGGGATCGACGACGTTCACCCTGCTCGACGACATCGGCCATTACCCCATGGAGGAGATCGACGATTTCGCGTCGGTGGCGGACGGCTGGCTGACGGAACTGCGCACCGCGGCGGTGCTCTCGTGA
- a CDS encoding acetyl-CoA C-acetyltransferase, with the protein MPENSNAQATDVVVCEPLRTPVGRYGGQFKDVPAADLGARVVSELLDRTGVDPGSIDDVIFGQCYPNGEAPAIGRVVALDAGLPVTVPGQQLDRRCGSGLQAVLDAAMRVQTGIAELVIAGGVESMSRAEYYTESMRWGAKGAPAALHDRLARGRVTAGGRNYPVPGGMLETAENLRRKYRISRREQDELAVSSHQRAVAAIDSGKFAQEIVPVEVPVRKGDPRVIDRDEHPRADTTFESLARLRPIMGATDPDATVTAGNASGQNDGAAACLVTTRAQAERLGLRPLARLVTWAVAGVEPSEMGIGPVPSTERALKRAGLTLADIDLIELNEAFAAQALAVTREWNFGDQDFDRTNVNGSGISLGHPVGATGVRILTTLLREMDRRDARYGLETMCIGGGQGLTAIFERA; encoded by the coding sequence GTGCCTGAAAACTCGAACGCCCAGGCCACCGACGTCGTCGTCTGTGAGCCCCTGCGCACCCCCGTCGGCCGGTACGGCGGCCAGTTCAAGGACGTTCCCGCCGCCGACCTCGGCGCCCGTGTGGTGTCCGAACTGCTCGACCGTACCGGAGTGGATCCGGGCAGCATCGACGACGTGATCTTCGGTCAGTGCTACCCGAACGGTGAGGCACCCGCCATCGGCCGCGTCGTGGCCCTCGATGCGGGACTGCCGGTGACGGTTCCCGGTCAGCAACTCGACCGTCGCTGCGGATCGGGTCTGCAGGCCGTGCTCGACGCCGCGATGCGGGTGCAGACGGGGATCGCCGAACTGGTGATCGCCGGTGGCGTCGAATCGATGAGCCGCGCCGAGTACTACACCGAGTCGATGCGCTGGGGAGCCAAGGGCGCCCCGGCAGCGCTCCACGACCGGCTCGCCCGCGGGCGCGTCACCGCCGGCGGACGCAACTACCCGGTGCCCGGCGGCATGCTGGAGACGGCGGAGAACCTGCGCCGCAAGTACCGGATCAGCCGTCGCGAACAGGACGAACTCGCGGTCAGCTCCCATCAGCGGGCGGTCGCCGCCATCGACTCGGGGAAGTTCGCGCAGGAGATCGTTCCGGTGGAAGTCCCGGTCCGCAAGGGTGATCCGCGGGTCATTGACCGGGACGAGCACCCACGCGCCGACACGACGTTCGAGTCACTCGCGCGTCTACGGCCCATCATGGGTGCCACCGACCCCGACGCCACCGTCACCGCAGGCAACGCCAGCGGGCAGAACGACGGCGCGGCGGCGTGCCTCGTCACCACCCGGGCGCAGGCGGAGCGTCTCGGTCTCCGGCCGCTCGCCCGCCTGGTCACCTGGGCGGTGGCCGGTGTGGAGCCGTCCGAGATGGGAATCGGCCCGGTGCCGTCCACCGAGCGGGCACTGAAGCGTGCCGGACTGACGCTCGCCGACATCGACCTGATCGAACTGAACGAGGCATTCGCGGCGCAGGCACTCGCCGTCACCCGCGAATGGAACTTCGGCGACCAGGATTTCGACCGCACCAACGTCAACGGTTCGGGGATTTCCCTCGGACACCCGGTCGGTGCGACGGGAGTCCGGATTCTCACCACCCTGCTGCGCGAGATGGACCGTCGCGACGCCCGGTACGGCCTCGAGACGATGTGCATCGGCGGCGGCCAGGGTCTGACCGCGATCTTCGAACGGGCCTGA
- a CDS encoding DUF485 domain-containing protein yields MTTESPTTTSRAWSPILALPEFVELRRRRRTVTTALGLIAIVMFAGFLVGFAYFPEFLGDNTAFGIPLSLWVVFSQFAGTWVLVYAYFRLSRTFIQPAADAAVLAIAQRDQELAS; encoded by the coding sequence ATGACCACCGAGTCGCCCACCACGACGTCGAGAGCATGGTCGCCGATCCTCGCGCTACCCGAGTTCGTCGAACTGCGGCGACGGCGGCGGACCGTCACCACCGCGCTCGGCCTGATCGCGATCGTAATGTTCGCCGGCTTCCTCGTCGGATTCGCCTACTTTCCCGAATTCCTGGGCGACAACACGGCATTCGGCATTCCGCTGTCGCTGTGGGTGGTGTTCTCACAGTTCGCCGGCACCTGGGTGCTGGTGTACGCGTACTTCCGGCTCTCCCGCACCTTCATCCAACCCGCCGCCGATGCCGCCGTCCTGGCCATCGCACAACGTGATCAGGAGCTTGCGTCATGA
- a CDS encoding diacylglycerol kinase, which produces MSYRVVEWSTGTVGRHAIAGIDARDDLELVGVWVSDPAKVGKDAGELAGLGRNLGVTATDDKAALLALKPDCIVHTAMTDDRIFDAIEDLISFLEAGINVVSSGPVLLQYPIGVVPDELVDRIHSAGEQGGASLHVNGIDPGFANDVLPLAMTSLSQRIDEVRCSEIADYSTYYQPVVMSEIFGFGKPVEETPMLFQPGVLSLAWGSVVRQIAAGLDLTLDEPLVEKFERIPAEQDLDILSCHIAKGTVATVRFEVVGTVDGVPRVVLEHITRTHPDQQPDWPKPTRGDGCYRIDITGEPMMTLEFDHHGEHGDHNVSGMIVTAMRLVNSVQAVVEAKPGLVTALDLPLVTGRGLCAPHP; this is translated from the coding sequence ATGAGCTACCGCGTCGTCGAATGGTCCACCGGTACGGTCGGGCGTCACGCCATCGCAGGCATCGACGCCCGCGACGACCTCGAACTGGTCGGCGTGTGGGTGTCCGACCCGGCGAAGGTCGGGAAGGACGCCGGCGAACTGGCGGGTCTCGGCCGCAACCTCGGGGTGACGGCGACCGACGACAAGGCTGCGCTCCTCGCGCTGAAACCGGACTGCATCGTGCACACCGCGATGACGGACGACCGCATCTTCGACGCCATCGAGGACCTGATCTCCTTCCTCGAGGCCGGCATCAACGTCGTGTCCTCGGGCCCCGTCCTGTTGCAGTACCCGATCGGGGTGGTCCCGGACGAACTCGTCGACCGCATCCACAGCGCGGGCGAACAGGGAGGCGCGAGTCTCCACGTCAACGGTATCGACCCCGGGTTCGCGAACGACGTTCTCCCGCTGGCCATGACGAGCCTGTCGCAGCGGATCGACGAGGTGCGCTGCTCCGAGATCGCCGACTACTCCACCTACTACCAGCCGGTGGTGATGAGCGAGATCTTCGGTTTCGGCAAACCCGTCGAGGAGACGCCGATGCTGTTCCAGCCGGGCGTGCTGTCGCTGGCGTGGGGGAGCGTCGTCCGCCAGATCGCCGCGGGACTGGATCTCACCCTCGACGAACCGCTGGTCGAGAAGTTCGAACGGATCCCCGCCGAGCAGGACCTGGACATCCTGTCGTGCCACATCGCGAAGGGAACCGTGGCGACGGTGCGGTTCGAAGTCGTCGGCACCGTCGACGGGGTGCCGCGCGTGGTCCTCGAACACATCACCCGCACCCACCCCGACCAGCAACCGGACTGGCCGAAACCCACCCGCGGCGACGGGTGCTACCGCATCGACATCACGGGCGAACCGATGATGACGCTCGAATTCGACCACCACGGCGAGCACGGCGACCACAACGTGTCGGGGATGATCGTCACCGCGATGCGCCTGGTGAACTCGGTACAGGCGGTGGTCGAGGCGAAGCCCGGCCTGGTGACCGCACTCGACCTGCCGCTCGTCACGGGTCGCGGCTTGTGCGCTCCGCACCCATGA
- a CDS encoding acyl-CoA dehydrogenase family protein, with product MTHRPSQPRTDSPRYLTEDRLAIRDLAREFAMTQVLPVANELDPVQGTIPDTLKKAMAEVGFFGIMIPEEHGGLGLGVFEYCLVAEELSRAWMSVSGLLARGNGMGGGFTAEQESALLPKVARGEYLGAYALSEAEAGSDVANMSCRATRDGDDWMVSGTKMWCTYADEADYLVLFARTDPHKDPGKPHRGISAFLIDKDRGGFPAGVSGTKIRKIGYFGWSTWELSFDNVRVPATAMLGEEGKGFYLAVSGLEVGRAHTAARAIGLARAALEDSIAYLHTRRQFGRELAEFQHLRFKVAKMAADIEAARQLMYAVATDIDTGRRCSLEASMCKLVATEMAERVTSEAVQIHGGAGYTTDFQVERHWRDARLTKIFEGTSEIQMRIISDELLGRAAE from the coding sequence ATGACGCATCGGCCGTCGCAGCCGCGTACCGATTCACCGCGGTATCTGACCGAGGACCGCCTGGCGATCCGGGATCTGGCTCGCGAGTTCGCGATGACGCAGGTGCTGCCGGTCGCGAACGAGTTGGATCCGGTGCAGGGCACGATCCCGGACACGTTGAAGAAGGCGATGGCCGAGGTCGGGTTCTTCGGGATCATGATCCCGGAGGAACACGGTGGTCTGGGGTTGGGGGTGTTCGAGTACTGCCTGGTGGCGGAGGAGTTGTCGCGGGCGTGGATGAGTGTGTCCGGGTTGCTGGCCCGCGGCAACGGGATGGGCGGCGGGTTCACCGCGGAGCAGGAGTCGGCGTTGCTGCCGAAGGTCGCCCGGGGTGAGTATCTGGGGGCGTACGCGTTGTCGGAGGCCGAGGCCGGGTCGGATGTGGCGAACATGTCCTGCCGCGCGACCCGTGACGGCGACGACTGGATGGTCAGTGGCACGAAGATGTGGTGCACGTACGCCGACGAGGCCGATTATCTGGTGTTGTTCGCGCGCACCGACCCGCACAAGGATCCGGGCAAGCCGCATCGGGGGATCAGTGCGTTCCTGATCGACAAGGACCGCGGTGGGTTCCCGGCCGGGGTCAGTGGGACGAAGATCCGCAAGATCGGGTATTTCGGGTGGAGTACCTGGGAGCTGTCGTTCGACAATGTCCGGGTGCCGGCCACCGCGATGCTCGGCGAGGAGGGCAAGGGTTTCTACCTGGCGGTGTCCGGGTTGGAGGTGGGCCGGGCGCACACCGCGGCGCGGGCGATCGGGTTGGCGCGGGCGGCGTTGGAGGATTCGATCGCGTATCTGCACACCCGCCGGCAGTTCGGGCGCGAGTTGGCGGAGTTTCAGCATCTGCGGTTCAAGGTCGCCAAGATGGCCGCCGATATCGAGGCGGCGCGGCAGTTGATGTATGCGGTGGCCACCGATATCGATACCGGTCGGCGGTGTTCGCTGGAGGCGTCGATGTGCAAGCTGGTGGCGACGGAGATGGCCGAGCGGGTGACCAGTGAGGCGGTGCAGATCCACGGCGGCGCCGGGTACACCACCGACTTCCAGGTGGAGCGGCACTGGCGAGATGCCCGGTTGACGAAGATCTTCGAGGGCACCAGCGAGATCCAAATGCGGATCATCTCCGACGAGCTGCTGGGGAGGGCCGCCGAATGA
- a CDS encoding HAD family hydrolase — translation MASELDAVIFDFSGTLFRLEEDDSWMSDLTDHDGEPFDLHQQAELMRRMTAPVGQTVEMDAAEHHAWTNRDLDPRFHRQAYLDVLRKSGVAHEDQAVGLYKRLIDPGCWSPYPDTAEVLASLKDRGIKVAVLSNIAFDIRPAFADLGVEHLVDAFVLSFEVGAIKPDPKIFEHALAALGSEPGRTLMIGDSEEADGAARNVGCAFALVEPVPLAERPDGLRNALSAFGL, via the coding sequence ATGGCTTCCGAACTCGACGCAGTGATCTTCGACTTCTCCGGCACGCTGTTCCGGCTCGAGGAGGACGACAGCTGGATGTCCGACCTCACCGACCACGACGGTGAACCGTTCGACCTCCACCAGCAGGCCGAATTGATGCGGCGCATGACGGCGCCGGTTGGTCAGACGGTCGAGATGGACGCCGCCGAACACCACGCGTGGACCAACCGCGACCTCGACCCACGGTTCCACCGGCAGGCGTACCTCGACGTGCTGCGCAAATCCGGGGTCGCGCACGAGGACCAGGCGGTCGGACTGTACAAGCGGCTGATCGACCCGGGATGCTGGAGCCCGTATCCCGACACCGCGGAAGTGCTTGCGTCGCTGAAGGACCGTGGTATCAAGGTCGCCGTGCTGAGCAACATCGCGTTCGACATCCGGCCCGCGTTCGCGGATCTGGGGGTCGAGCATCTCGTCGACGCGTTCGTGCTGTCGTTCGAGGTGGGGGCGATCAAACCGGACCCGAAAATCTTCGAGCACGCCCTCGCCGCACTCGGTTCCGAACCCGGACGCACTCTGATGATCGGCGACAGCGAGGAAGCCGACGGCGCCGCGCGGAACGTGGGTTGCGCGTTCGCGCTCGTCGAACCCGTCCCCCTCGCGGAGCGCCCGGACGGTCTCCGGAATGCCTTGAGTGCCTTCGGCCTGTGA
- a CDS encoding M13 family metallopeptidase, with product MNELLERAPVDQWKSYLRAQVVSRSAERLSKPFRDNQFEFDKQISGNTAQKPRWKTAVADVNTAMGEAMGELYVQEAFDPAAKDRAQQLVRHVLDALKVRIENVDWMSPETKQKALDKWSELVPKIGYPDTWRDWSGLQISRGDYFGNLAAADKFNHAYDLAKIGKTSDRTQWAMTPQTVNAYYNPSDNTINFPAAILQAPFFDPNADDALNFGGIGSVIGHEATHGFDDQGSQFDGKGNNVNWWTPADSEQFAARTEKLVDQFDGYTPIPGRPDLHVNGNLTLGENIADLGGVNASYDALKAALDSDPGAAEEKIDGYTPGQRFFLNYARVWREKTRDEAMITQLGSDPHAPSDLRVNGVVPNVPGFGESFDCPPGSPLVHE from the coding sequence GTGAACGAACTCCTGGAACGCGCTCCCGTCGACCAGTGGAAGTCCTACCTGCGCGCGCAGGTGGTGTCCCGCTCCGCCGAGCGACTGTCGAAACCGTTTCGGGACAACCAGTTCGAATTCGACAAGCAGATCTCGGGCAACACCGCGCAGAAGCCCCGCTGGAAGACCGCAGTCGCGGACGTGAACACCGCGATGGGTGAGGCGATGGGCGAACTGTACGTGCAGGAGGCGTTCGACCCGGCAGCGAAGGACCGCGCCCAGCAACTGGTCCGGCACGTGCTGGACGCGCTGAAGGTACGCATCGAGAACGTGGATTGGATGAGCCCGGAAACCAAGCAGAAGGCACTCGACAAGTGGTCGGAACTGGTCCCCAAGATCGGGTACCCCGACACGTGGCGCGACTGGTCCGGTTTGCAGATCAGCCGCGGCGACTACTTCGGGAATCTCGCCGCGGCCGACAAGTTCAATCACGCCTACGATCTGGCGAAGATCGGGAAGACGTCCGACCGCACGCAGTGGGCGATGACCCCGCAGACCGTCAACGCGTACTACAACCCCAGCGACAACACGATCAATTTCCCCGCCGCGATCCTGCAGGCCCCGTTCTTCGACCCGAACGCCGACGACGCCCTCAACTTCGGCGGCATCGGCTCCGTCATCGGGCACGAGGCCACCCACGGGTTCGACGACCAGGGCAGCCAATTCGACGGCAAGGGCAACAACGTGAACTGGTGGACCCCCGCGGACAGCGAACAGTTCGCGGCCCGGACGGAGAAACTCGTCGACCAGTTCGACGGTTACACCCCGATCCCCGGCCGGCCCGACCTCCACGTCAACGGCAACCTGACGCTCGGTGAGAACATCGCCGACCTGGGCGGCGTCAACGCGTCGTACGACGCACTGAAGGCCGCGCTCGATTCCGACCCCGGGGCGGCGGAGGAGAAGATCGACGGCTACACGCCAGGTCAGCGGTTCTTCCTCAACTACGCCCGGGTGTGGCGCGAGAAGACCCGCGACGAGGCCATGATCACCCAGTTGGGCAGCGACCCGCACGCGCCGTCGGATCTCCGCGTCAACGGGGTCGTCCCGAACGTCCCGGGGTTCGGTGAGTCGTTCGACTGCCCGCCCGGCTCCCCGCTGGTGCACGAGTAG
- a CDS encoding putative quinol monooxygenase, with the protein MIFIVVNFTVKPDHADGWLDLVQPFTDATRNEPGNLWFYWSRAVDDPNLFVLVEAFRDDDAAVAHVQSEHFQNALRVLKPALARTPRIINTKIDGTEWSQMGELEVD; encoded by the coding sequence GTGATCTTCATTGTCGTCAACTTCACCGTGAAACCGGACCACGCGGACGGCTGGCTCGACCTGGTGCAGCCGTTCACCGACGCGACCCGAAACGAACCGGGCAACCTGTGGTTCTACTGGTCGCGGGCGGTGGACGATCCGAACCTATTCGTCCTCGTCGAAGCGTTCCGCGACGACGACGCCGCCGTCGCCCACGTGCAGAGCGAGCATTTTCAGAATGCGCTGCGCGTATTGAAGCCCGCCCTTGCCCGGACGCCGCGGATCATCAACACCAAGATCGACGGCACCGAGTGGTCGCAGATGGGTGAGCTCGAGGTCGACTGA
- a CDS encoding nuclear transport factor 2 family protein yields MSTLEERIGRLEDLEAIRYLDAQYCRHLDDGNWDALMDLFTDDGEFDGLSNPKGKSAMREFFAGLASGGLTAFWHFITNLEIDLDGDRATVRSFLWQPCVTDGTASIAAGRYTDEAVKIDGRWLYRVKQVRFHYFGPLAEGWDENRFALESARRAAVNA; encoded by the coding sequence TTGAGCACCCTCGAAGAACGAATTGGCCGACTGGAAGACCTGGAGGCCATCCGATACCTCGATGCGCAGTACTGCCGCCATCTCGACGACGGCAACTGGGACGCGCTGATGGACCTGTTCACCGACGACGGCGAATTCGACGGATTGTCCAACCCGAAGGGCAAGAGCGCGATGCGGGAATTCTTCGCCGGACTCGCCTCCGGTGGGCTCACCGCGTTCTGGCACTTCATCACCAACCTGGAGATCGACCTCGACGGAGATCGCGCGACCGTCCGCTCGTTCCTGTGGCAGCCGTGCGTGACCGACGGCACCGCCTCGATCGCCGCCGGCCGTTACACCGACGAGGCCGTCAAGATCGACGGTCGCTGGTTGTATCGCGTCAAGCAGGTGCGTTTCCACTACTTCGGGCCGCTGGCCGAGGGCTGGGACGAGAACCGGTTCGCCCTCGAGTCGGCGCGGCGCGCGGCGGTGAACGCATGA